ATGAAAATCTACGTCTACTGTCCTGTAAGGAAGTTTTTTGATGCTCTTCGAACGGCATGCGGACCTTATTCAGCGGACGCATCTTTGAGATGAGAACGATTAATTTGCTAGTTATCGGATGAGACTACCTGAGGTCAACAATGTCTAAACAAATTCATGGTAAAAAAATTAGTCAAAATGATCTTTTGAAAAGGTTTTGGAACGAACAATAGCGATCTTCGAACAGAAATGGAGGCTTACCCCACACCACTCAGAGGGAGCACCTCCGATCGACGGGAAAGATGCAATGCTTGTTTCGGCACCGCAGGGATGTTTGGTCACCAATGGGGGGACTTCTGCAACCCGGCCATTTAGGCTGCCATCTGGATGGTCCATCACAGCTTTTTATTTATCATTCGCATACCCACATGCGCAACaataaaggaaaaagaagaacaagGAAACAGTTTTAACGGGCCCAGGTGCTACGTTCTGCACTGGAACGTACCCAGTAACGTAATTAACGCAGCTACTGAAATTTTCAGTTGCGTCGTGTCTGACATGGAGGCCAATCGTAGCTAACAGCCACATCAGTCAACCTATAGACATTGTCAATGGACTGTCTATAAAAATAGAATCACAAGCAGAGATCATTAGTTGATTTCCTTGGCCGTACCGTTCTGCAAGAAACTAGTTGATGCTCTACGAGATACCGGACAGTTTCCACATTATGCTCTGAGAAAAATGAAAATAACGTCATGGCGTCATACGCCCAATCTGGATTTTACATGGAACAATTTATTTTGACAAATAAAGGCCAACAGAAGTGATCCGATAGCAACAAATCCATCATGTTTGGTGATTAGTAGACTCTCATTTTCAACCAGTTTAATTTTTCTTGACACTGCCGGCCGTACATTATAGCGGCACACCACCCCTCAAGGGAAGCTCCGCAGAGCTGGATGGTGCTCTGACAAATGGAGACCACGCGAAAGCCCACACGACCTCCCTGGATTCAGCATTCAAGTCTCTGGTTGGCAATCCATAATATTCCGATAAAATAAGCTGAAGAAGAAAACAAAAACGGAACTTCCACAGGTCATACGTTGTGCAAGATCAAGGAAAATAACATTACATAAAAGAAGATTGGTTCTTAACAAACATATTTAGCTTGATTTAGTATGATAATGGCCAATCAACATTTTGCAGTGTTTGTTTAAAAGAAATACTGTGGCCTAGAAGTATTTTTCCACTATCATTTGTTAGGTCATAATACTAACGACTTGCTTATATGAAAAATTGAAGTGGCCATTAGTAGTtttttcccctcttcttccccttaTCAAATCGAACATATTAAGGTTGTTAAGTTAGTCTAATGAAAAACGGTTTCCAGACTTATTTGATTAAAATCGATCAAGGTGCCAAGGACAAGATCCTTAAGGGATCTGCGTCAAACATTGAAAGAAAGCGACATGAGAGAGATTCAGCTTGTTGCAGAAACCTACAAGTTAGACGTCGTGGATTGTGGCATGATTGCTAGATACATTGGCCAAGATCATGTGACTTCTtcctatttatatttatttttcttgttaAGGTGTCATCATCAAATGTACACAGCAATATGTAAACAATTTAAATAACGATATAATGATCAGAGCCAATTTCCAAAGAATCATGTCAAATGAGTATCTCAAACAGTCAAACTAAActggaagaaattcttgaagctACAAAAGCAATCATTGGAGCAGCCATGACATTGAATGCCTAAGTGGATAAAGTGATATGTCCTATGCAACAAAGCAATCTCTACAGACACATTTGGTTATTCTTATCTAAACAcaatttctctctatttttcttcttttttttttttcattcaaataatGTAGAGCAATATATTCCATTTCTTCtttgaattatataaatattCATTGCATAGTCACAAAATGATACAAAATTCACGCTTTGGTGCACATTCTTCTAGATCTTATTCTAAATCATATACTGCAAATGCTAGGTGGACATTTCTGATGCAACCATAGTGTTTCCCAGGAAAAACCCAGTTGAAGAAGAATATTCCACTGCCGGAAGACTGCCGCCACTTAAAAGATATCTATTAGAAGGATGAGGAAGAGAATGTACTTCACCAGTAGTTTCTCGAATATCACAGATGTGGTCCCCCACATTAATTTTCATAAAGAATTATAATAGCCTGCACTGGACATTCTTTTACAACCTGTTTATGTTTTACTAGCAGTTTACAGCCTTTATAACATCAATTTGACATGAAACCTCAAGTGGCAAGTCACAGATGCAAAACAAGCATGGAAAAGCCTCTTcttttttaaggaaaaaaaaaagtcctGAAAATGGTTTGCAGGTTTAACATTTTGCTAACCTTCAAGTGCGAAAAAAATTTCCAAGAGACAAGGGCTTCTCATTTCTGGTTTGCACAGCCTGTGCCCGTAGAGGAGGCACACATACAGATAAAGGAAGTACCCACTCCCCTTTTTCTCTGTGCTCAATAAGAAGAGGATGTTCGTACCTGCCACTTTAACAAATTAGACCAACATTCTATAAAAGAAATTGCAAAAGTAACTGCTACATGACATGTTGATATATATAACTACTAGCACACACAAGCAGATGCTGGGAAGTATCATGAAGAGGTGCATGTGCGGTCAAAAGACAAAAAACGTCACAAGAAATATATTGGCCAAAAAGAATTTAATAATAAGATATCCTATGCTGCTGTGACTTAATGTATGCCCTGAGAATAACTTTAGAAACAAAAACAGAAAGAAATATAAGGTAAGAGATAAATTTTGTTTGACCTATTGAATACTGATTCACACCCTGTTTACCTATgaatgaaaagaaataaaaaatattgactTTACTAGCTTGTTGTTAGAGTGGTTTTAACTTTATTCATTATCATCTTCCAGTCCTTTAGCAATCAAACAGAGGGTCAGCTATAGAGCACCACTGTAAGTGGAGATGGCTCCACAAAAGAGTTGAGCAGATGTTATAACAAGCTGTCAGCCCAATGTCAACCATCTAAACCTGGTGTAAATTCCTGGCAAGGCAAATTTTGGCAAAAGAGAGGCCTGCAGTGAAACCTATATCACCATGTGGCCAATTGGCCAGGAAAATGAACTACCTCCAGTGCAGAGTCAAACCAGCATCCATAAAAGGAAACTATTACCATATACAACAGAgagcaatcaaaataattttaaagagaGAGACATCCAGCGAGCACTTGTGAATGATAATGTCCATAGAATGTTCTACTACTGTAGCAGTACCTAGTCAAGTCCATATCCTTCGGAGTGGTGAAAAATTCAAAGCGTAGTGACCACTGCACtgaaatttttggggtggagaaggACATGGGCCCATCAATAGGAATTGATAAAAGAAAGCTTGTCTGCACCAAATCCGCAACTACCTCATGATGCTCGCTCTGTATCTGTAATACAAATGCACAAGGAAAAAATGATTAAGAAATTTCCGTGTAACAAAAGGCAAGCTTAaaagttcttaactaattatttctccacaaATAAGGTGAATCAAATTAAAATCCAGCACAAAAGATCTAAGAAATTGCTGATGAAAACACATAATATTTGATTAACAGTCCAATTACCTTTCTGATTGTAGGAGAGGTCCTTCTTGAAGGATGGACAAAATGCTGGTCAATTGTTTCTGAAGTCTCCAAGGTTACTGAGACCTGGAAACATCAACAGGACTTGGACATGGAACTTTCATGAAGGGTATGGAGTCAATAAAAACAAAATGCTTGTACCTCAAGGCATCTTCTAGCCCCTTCTCCATGAAAAAAGGTAAGTGTGCCACCTATCTgttttcaaaatatataattcattcaaaattcagcTCTTAGAAGCAACATATGCCATCTCGGTACCAAGCCCGCAACCCATTACTATGTCAACACAGGGCTGGTTCGATGTATCGAGTGTCAGTACACCCCCTGTACCACATACCGGTACCAAACAGGTATAGTGTGCTATGCCCCATACCGTCTGGTTCGGTATAGTATGGCATACTTTGCTTAGAAGTGTGAAATTAATGGAAGTATGGATAACAGACTTGTACCATATCTCCAAAATAATAAGTTGAGTCAGAGTTCCTTGGGGAGAACCGAAGCAAAACTTGGTCATCTATCCTGATATTGTAAGATCTTCCTCGAATGAAGCCTTCTGCTGCAGAAAATGTTTGCTGCAGATTAACTTTACCGTATTACGAAGCAAAGGTGTTAAACACAGGCAAAATTACACAAAGATAGCGCGGTGACTTACATGCTGAAGATTCAACAGCTTTAGATGCATGAGGTGATCCAATATCATCCTTCGAGAAATACGAATCTAGAGAGTTTCTTTGCTGACTTGGAGAGGGAGATGATGAATTATCCAGCTTCTTTTGTGGTGACACAAATCCTGAGACAATGCACCATCCGAATGAGATATTCTTGCATAAAAATAATTGGAAAAAAGTAGCACAACTAGCATGACAATATATAGCAAAtataccaaaatgaagaaaaattaatAAACAGGCATGACTAGACAAAATCCATTCACATTGCATGTGAACCACATAACCCCTTGGTGTAAGCCCCACATCAAATGCTAGTGGGTCCACACGTTACAGGTACTTGGGAAGTACACATTGCGTAATGGATCGCTTTGACACGAACATGTATGTGTCCTCTCTTCTTTATGAAAATGCTTACCTCCACCAGGATCATCTAAGACCTCTGCTATGGACAGTTGAGGAAGCAGATTATATGAAGGGAAACCCGAGCCTCCTCCATGAGAATACTGGAGTTCGTTGTTAGAAAACCTTGATGCAATTGACTGCAAGGATAGAGAGCTTCTAAGGGTTAGGTCAGCATTTCCTTTGGTTGGGTCGTAGGAAGAAACAGATGACACTTCATCTCTTGAACTGTCATATCCTTCTTCGAATCCATCTAAATTCTCGTTTGCTCGAACCTGCCAAGAGATTTACATTCCTTAATACAAATACAGAGCTGAAATTGAGTCTTCAATTTACAGTAGAATAATGTTTATATATGACTGATTTTGGATACGTGAACTACATGGCATGGATCCTGCACATGTTAACTAATTTACAAACAAATGATTCTGGAACAGACAGGAATAAAGGGTGTTCTCTCTGATACACTTATGGTACAGGTTCAGCAAAGAATCTAGTAAACCAAAGCTTATGTTTCAATCACCAAATTCTTCAAAATATACATCTTAGATCAGTAATTTGACTTTCATGCTGAGCAAGAAGGTATTGAAGATCTCAGAGCACCTCTATTTCTTTATGTGTTTGTGTTGCTGTGTTTGTGATTGCACCATACATATATGGGTAAACAGCAGCTGTTAATTTCAAAAAAGTTCACCAGCTGTtcacaaaaaaagagaaaaaaaaggacccATTTGGCTTCCTCGAAACTTTATGACGTATCATACCAATGACCAGGTGGTGACAAATACTGAAACCTTGTCCATGCCATCTATACAAGGGAAACTAGGCAACAAAGAAATAAAACATCCATACAACAGCAATGTTTCAAAATCTTTATTTCTATTTCTTAAGAAAAAACTATGCGATTTCAAAGTTGAACCTTTTGGGAGGTTTGGTTGCAAAACCATAAGAGAATTTTCAAGATACTAAAATTAAATGATTTTTTCAATAACTTGACCacacaaaatcaaaattttcttttaCAGAACATATAAAATTACAGCACTTTCAGACTTAGAAGTTAATTCAAACACAGGGAAAGTAAGCCttaaaagaagggaaaaaaataatGGACTATAACATGAACCTTCTCAAACCTACCCATTCAGAATCTGCATCTTTTTCTCTCCAGTAAATATCCAATTGATCAGCTGCAACCggtaaacttcctgaaaaattgtcaaaacttaattcatcatTTTTTGTTGTCATCATATTGACATTTTGGCAAGCAAGGACATGGTGATAGCGCTAGAAATTGTATTCTTATGTCATAATCAAATGTATCAATTTGAATGTTTAATGTACCTCCGGAACTATAATAGGCAGTCCCCATACATGGGCTCTGCCATGGCCTCACCAAATGACACAAATCAACCATATCTTTCTAGGTGTATTTATCGACCTAGTAGACTTAGTACAGCTCTCTACATAGaatatcaatctaaaatttatacAGCATCCAAAGACACAAAGGGATAGGTGGCCACACAGTTGACATATATTTGATCCTAGGATGTCAAAAAATTCACTTctgataaatcagatttaatataatCTTTGTTGTCTAGTGTTTCAAAGTTAATACTATGCTGTAGTATTTATGTTTATGCTGATGCTTATAAGAAACAATAAACCATATTTAACGTATTGTTATAACTTATAAAACCCACAGACACAAATTCAAAGAATCCAACATGCTAAAAGTGGGGGTTAAAAGTTCTCCCTACCTTTGTAAATCTTTTAAGCAGCATTCCATTTCAATGCATGCCAGAATATTAGCATCCCACAACACAATAAAGAAACATCACTAATCAAATGTACCCCAGCAAATATAGGCATGCTGCAGGATTAGAGGTACTGAATCCAAAACTTCAATCTAATAAAAGACCTTATACCACAAGGTAGGAAAAATAGAATTCTTATTCCAtgcaaacaacaacaacaataaaaaATAACAAAGAATGGAAAAGGAGACACCCACAATATTTAAGCACCACCTTCCATAATTAAAGAGCCCCCTTACCGACATACCAGCTAATAGGAGAAAAGTATCACAATAAAATGACTCGCTTTCAATGACACGGTATTGAAGTTACAAAAAATACCAGAAAAAGTAGAACGTATGGTACTAGAATAAGGGCAAAAAGGGCGTTGTATAGCTAATTTGCAAGTCAAGGGAAGGCTTTTGGTTCTCATGGCAAGTATAGAAAACTTCAAAAATGAGAAGGGCTTCTGTGTCCAATTCTCCtcttaatcaatataagataacaTATGAGGTACTAGATTCATAAAGCCAAACACCAATTGTCAATTTGTATTGACTACATATGTTTCATGCTCACATGCAAACAACACATAAAACAAATAATGCATAATAAAAGCACTTCAAGTACATGCATCCAAAATCAGTATATAACTGCCCTGACCTTCATTCAGCAATTTGTTGCTCTTTTGTGAGACCCATATTTGCAAAGGAGCTCGAGCTTCCTGCAGAAATgaagttaagcataattagaccataATGAAGCAAGAAATAGATCACCATATACCTTAAGGTGGCACCATTTTCAGGGGAAGAAAAATGGATGCACACTTGACAACAAAAACATTTAAAAAACATCACCTGCTAGCAAGATTTATAAAATATGTTGAGTTGCAACAACTGAGTACTCAAATATCAATTGCTGGAATTCTCCCACTGGTCTAAAATTACTAATAACTTCACCGGCTGCAAACAATTCCTCCAGATATGTTTGCCTCCTTGGTAGAACCATTTAGAGACCTGATACCATTTTAAGCTTGGAGAAGAGGGCTTACTTTTAGTTCAGATTAGCAGAAATGCAGTTGCATATGACACCGAACAAAGATTGACACTTGGGAAAGGGATTATCGGTTTATCACTTACTGATAGGTCTTTACTCTTAAAGAATATGTTGGAGTAAATTAGCGTACTACGATGGTCAAGGGGTTGAACATTTTAAAAGGCTAATTTAATCATTACCTAAAGATAAGAAGTTGGGATCAACTAGATAGATCTAGCGAGTCAGATAACAACTCTGCTAGAAAAGGTGTTGACTCTTCTTGTACTGACCCAAGATATGGCGATCATCCTGTCTAGATGACATGTGCGTCATGAATTAGAATAGGAGATGTACAGTGATGGGACTCACGAGCAAAATACATATTATCCACATATACAGGAGCACACATCCACCTAGTAACATTTGCTTATTCTCCATATCATAGAGTACCAAATACTAACATAAGATATGACAAAGCAATCAGAAAAACAAAAAATTGCATCCCGATGCACGAAGCTCCTGCCACTGGGGTCTGCAGAGGGTCAAATGGATGCAGGCTTACCCTCAGGTGTGGAGAGACAGTTTCTACATTTCAAGAAAAACACGATACCCATACTAATAATACTGTAAAATCAGTTTACTTAATCATGTTCTTTCACATTAGTCTGTCttcagagttcaatcttcctgTTTTGTGTTTCAAAGTTTTTTTTACTAGCAATAATGCATCTATAAGAAAATTAATACTATATGATGTTTTCCAACAAGGCAACAACCATACTTGTATTGATAGAGTTCAAAGTATGTCTATGGGTACTTACAAAAAGCAATCTCAAATTCCTCATAAGACAATAAGGCAAGGGTTTTGGGGGTGGCCGGGTGGGGGTATTCACTCTGTATCAAAGTTTATTTTGGCAGCAAGAACATAACTGATAGAATACCTAGTACATTATGTTTTCTAACAACTATACATGCACTTTTAGAGTTCAAAACATAATTGATCTTCCGAATCCTATCTCAATCACAATGGTAGGAAGAAATAAACCTATCTTATCATGGCCAGCATATCTATAGACTACTCTTTCACAAGGCATATCATTTAGTCCTGTAAGTGTGAGTGCTCCATGCACTAACATACTCAGATACATATGATTTCAAAATCCTTGCTCTTCAACCATAATGACGTGAAGCTCTAGTGGCAATGCAACCTCCTCCTGCACTATTGCACCTTGGCAAGAAGGAATTCAACCTCAAGGGTGTATGGAGTCCATAGTAGATCAGTTCTCCACTAAACCCTCTTCAAGTATTCAACTGAATAATAGATAATGTGAACTGAATGTACCTTAATGGCCATGCTACTAAGTCCAATATGGG
Above is a genomic segment from Elaeis guineensis isolate ETL-2024a chromosome 1, EG11, whole genome shotgun sequence containing:
- the LOC105039448 gene encoding uncharacterized protein; the encoded protein is MSLKLRQGFSLFGSVGWFDDRKGDWAVKNKFTPSFKLQTDKEIYRPGDSVTATIEICSPKISKGSTGAEHSSDGIPSLLVDNLTFEIKGIEKLDTQWFATQKPLPGSKQRRGEQLFLDSLVPSMVSKVIVSSGVIKTYLVRVELPKILPPSYRGTSIRYIYYIRSTLHGRWLVLENGDHNRSTNHLIQLEARAPLQIWVSQKSNKLLNEGSLPVAADQLDIYWREKDADSEWVRANENLDGFEEGYDSSRDEVSSVSSYDPTKGNADLTLRSSLSLQSIASRFSNNELQYSHGGGSGFPSYNLLPQLSIAEVLDDPGGGFVSPQKKLDNSSSPSPSQQRNSLDSYFSKDDIGSPHASKAVESSASEGFIRGRSYNIRIDDQVLLRFSPRNSDSTYYFGDMIGGTLTFFHGEGARRCLEVSVTLETSETIDQHFVHPSRRTSPTIRKIQSEHHEVVADLVQTSFLLSIPIDGPMSFSTPKISVQWSLRFEFFTTPKDMDLTRYEHPLLIEHREKGEWVLPLSVCVPPLRAQAVQTRNEKPLSLGNFFRT